A window of the Cryptosporidium parvum Iowa II chromosome 7, whole genome shotgun sequence genome harbors these coding sequences:
- a CDS encoding LRR protein codes for MTQQIEHYGIISGNIPPGIDIQNLPFKKGKLVTSDIRECSDDYICKLYLLLKNVGIKITESFLYGISGPNRKTLKVPFCNGVKASSFNYFFFNSPNLEIVDLSNCYQVNNRVIKCIISNCKKLRELNICGCKLVTDSAFNTEFFSPTGSCMTNLKVLNIQGCSQIIDLQSIIKRTRDLESLNISFCRNITISTFEDVIQCCINLKELDISSCDGINDYNYKFNYSASTNIEKISLSRSKLSSSTLKKIISSMENLKYLNLNYNVNVNDEVFDKISSKLMKLNTLYLRSCANISDKSFFYLGESLKELEHLDISWCPMLTSKTLKYLALRYSRNNVKKLKTLKLSQNTNLGNFFESDDYFTDMINDYRKKIPRLYLDNQCESSNNEIDHTQTLNSTKYEQNNISESQKNTFQDKILEECIVKLIQHANVKTKLVGGGLTPLSMCLLIKYNCETLVDLELEGLRNVTTSDVLEHIGVLCRNLKNLSISIFENDDLCIESFNKICRKCTNLSSLSLDISNVESRYHHSSIVDCISNGDSLLKLNELSIVINPKLGISDENLDSLSSCKFQLSKLRIKNFQGFSNDYFKKNNSKFIQLFSSVIEISLSGNDYANDDDVILLLKLVKVPSSVELINFNNISMDLPKYIWENFQSIKKLNVFNNKTKVLLERFN; via the coding sequence ATGACACAACAAATTGAACATTATGGAATAATAAGTGGTAACATTCCTCCAGGTATTGATATTCAAAACCTGCCTTTTAAAAAAGGAAAGCTGGTAACATCAGATATTCGAGAATGCTCAGATGATTATATTTGtaaactttatttattattaaaaaatgttgGAATAAAAATTACAGAATCATTTTTATATGGAATAAGTGGTCCAAACAGAAAAACACTTAAAGTTCCATTCTGCAATGGGGTAAAAGCCAGCTCATTCaactatttcttttttaatagcCCAAACTTAGAGATTGTTGATTTAAGTAATTGTTACCAAGTAAATAATAGAGTAATAAAGTGCATAATTTCCAATTGCAAAAAATTAAGAGAGCTAAATATTTGTGGATGCAAGTTGGTAACTGATTCTGCTTTTAACACAGAATTCTTCTCGCCAACTGGATCATGTATGACTAatttaaaagtattaaatattcaaggTTGCTCccaaataattgatttgCAAAGCATAATAAAACGAACAAGAGATTTAGAATCattgaatatttctttCTGTAGAAATATAACTATTTCAACTTTTGAAGATGTAATTCAATGTTGTATCAATTTGAAAGAGCTAGATATTTCATCGTGCGATGGGATCAACGATTACAACtacaaatttaattatagtGCAAGCACAaacattgaaaaaatatctttGTCAAGGTCTAAATTATCAAGTTCTACACTGAAGAAGATCATTTCATCCATGGAGAATCTTAAATatcttaatttaaattacaaTGTCAATGTGAACGATGAagtatttgataaaatatcATCAAAGCttatgaaattaaatactTTATATTTGAGAAGCTGCGCAAATATTTCTgataaatcttttttttatttaggAGAAAGTTTAAAAGAACTTGAACATTTGGATATTTCATGGTGCCCAATGTTAACATCCAAAACTCTAAAATATCTAGCATTGagatattcaagaaataatgtaaaaaaattaaaaactCTCAAATTAAGTCAAAATACGAATTTAGggaatttttttgaatcgGATGATTATTTTACCGATATGATTAATGATtacagaaaaaaaatacccAGGTTATATCTAGATAATCAGTGTGAGTCTTCAAATAACGAGATAGATCATACTCAAACATTAAATTCCACAAAGTATGAACAAAATAACATTTCTGAATCTCAAAAAAACACTTTCCAAGACAAAATTCTGGAAGAATGCATTGTTAAATTGATACAACATGCAAACGTGAAGACTAAACTAGTTGGGGGTGGCCTTACTCCATTATCTATGtgtttattaataaaatataattgcGAAACTCTAGTTGATCTTGAATTAGAAGGACTAAGGAATGTTACAACAAGCGATGTTTTGGAACATATCGGAGTACTTTGCAGAAATCTAAAGAATTTAAGCATAAGTATTTTTGAGAACGATGACTTATGTATTGAGTCTTTCAACAAAATTTGTAGAAAATGTACGAATCTTAGCTCTCTTTCATTGGACATTTCTAATGTTGAGTCAAGATATCACCACTCGTCAATAGTTGATTGTATTTCAAATGGagattcattattaaaattaaatgaacTAAGCATTGTTATAAATCCTAAACTTGGTATTTCAGATGAAAACCTTGATTCACTTTCATCATGTAAATTCCAACTTTCAAAATtgagaataaaaaattttcagGGATTTTCAAATGactattttaaaaaaaataattcaaaatttatacAACTCTTTTCAAGTGTTATAGAGATAAGTTTATCAGGGAATGATTATGCAAATGATGATGACGTAATTTTATTGCTAAAATTGGTTAAGGTTCCAAGTTCTGTTGAGTTAATCAACTTT